The DNA segment GATGTTCGGGCGCGTGCGGCAGCATCTCGAACACCGGTACTCCGGGCTGACAGTCGACCTCCACCTGCTGCACGGGCTGTCGGATCTCAACCCCGAGTACCGGGAGCTGCGCGCCGCGGCGATCGACGGCGACGAGGAGGCGACCTTGCGCGCGTCCTCGTGGTTCACGTCCCGCAAGCGCGGGCTCCTCTCCCCGTTCTGCGTCGGCACCATTGACCAGTCGCTCCTTGCAGTGCTCAACGTCCGCCATGTTTTCGTCCGGCTGTTCGGACTGGGTCAGAAGGTGGTCGTGCTCGACGAGGTGCACGCCTACGACACGTACATGTCGACCCTCCTGGATCGGCTCGTCGAGTGGCTGTCCGCGCTCGGGGTCCCGGTCGTCGTCCTCTCGGCGACACTCCCCGACAAGCGGCGTTCAGAGCTGGTTTCCGCCTACTCCCGAAGGGCCGTCGATCGATCGACGTGCGCTTTCTACCCCCGCATCACCGCAGCTGCGCGGGACGGCGACTCGTTCGTCCTGCTGCCCGAGCCGGGAACGCCGAAGGAGCTGGCGCTCGTCGAGGTGGGTGCATCCGAAGCCGACGAGAAGCTCGCTTCGATACTGGGTGACGGAGGCTGTGCCGTGTGGATCTGCAACACGGTCGGGAGTGCGCAGGAGACATTCCGGAGGCTTGCCGCGCGGTTTGCGGGCACCGATACCGAGATCTTCCTGTTCCACGCTCGCTTCCCCACCGGCGAGCGGCAGCGAATCGAGGAGGCGGTGCTGAAGCGGTTCGGCAAGGGCACGGACGCCCGGCCGCAGCGCGCGGTGCTCGTCGCGACGCAGGTGGTGGAGCAGAGCCTGGACCTCGACTTCGACGTGATGGTCACGGAGCTGGCGCCGGTCGACCTCCTGCTCCAGCGCGCGGGTCGGCTGCACCGGCACGGTGGGCGAGTCCGCCCGCAGGCGGTAGCTGAACCGGAGCTTCTGTGGATCGCGCCGGATGACGATGGCGTCCCAACGTTCGGCAAGTCGGAATGGGTGTACGCGCGGTACGTCCTGCTCCGGTCATGGATCGCCCTTCGAGGTCGCCGAACCCTGTCGCTGCCGGGTGACCTGCCGAGACTCGTCGAGGCGGTCTACGGCGACGATCTCCCGGCCGTCGAGGAGCCGCTGTGCGCCGAGTTGTCGGAGTCGAGGGCTGCGCTGGAGGGGGAGATTGCTAACCAGCGACAGATCGCGATGAACGTCGATTTGCGCTCTCCGTTCCACGACGATGCGCCGTGGGAGAAGAGCCAGATGCTCCTGGAGGAGGACGCTCCGGAGCTGCACGCGCAGCTCCAGGCGCGGACGCGGCTGTCAGAGCCTTCAGTGACTATCGCCTGCGTCCTCCGGGACAGCCACGTACTGCGGACGCCGGCCGGCGCGCTCGTCGACCCGGACGTCGAACCGACCCTCGCCGAGGTCCGCAGTCTGCGGTTGACGGCGATAGCTCTCCAGAACCGCAAATGGGTGCGCCTGTTCCTGGGCGTCGACCCACCAGTGGCGTGGCGGCGGTCCCCCCACCTGCGGGACGTCCGCCTCGCGGTGTTCGACGGTGATCGCTTCTTCCGCGCCGAAGGCGTTCGCGGCGCGCTGGAGCTTTCGGACGAACTGGGCCTCGTCATCCACGGCGAAGACCCGGAACAAGGAGGTCCGTGATGGGGGTTTCCTTCAACCTCGTGTCCGAGCACTGGATCCCGTGCGTGCGCTCCGACGGCTCGTTCGTCGAGCTTGGCATCGAGGAGGTGCTCGGCCGGGCGGCGGAGATCGCCGAGATCCGCGACCAGTCACCGCTCGTCACTGCCGCGTTGCACCGGCTGCTGCTCGCGGTGCTGCACCGGGCGCAAGACGGGCCGCGAAGCCTCGCGGAATGGGAGAAGCTGTGGGCGCGCGGTTCCTGGAACATGGGCGTCGTGGGGAAGTACCTCGCGAAGTGGCGCGACCGCTTCGACCTGTTCGATGAGAAGCACCCCTTCTTCCAGATCGCGGGCTTCGCCATGGTCGGCAAAGGTGCAGACGACTCCAAATCATCGTTCGCGATTCGCATGTTCCAGGAGCTGGCAAACGGCAACAACGACACGCTGTTCGACCACACGGTCGAGGAGGTCGATCATCCGTTGCCACCGGCTGTCGCGGCGCGAGCACTGGTGGCGACCCAGGCGTTCGCTATCGGGGGTGGCGTCTGCGGGGTGAGCACGACCTTCGGCAAGCATCCGAACCTCACGCATGCGCCGCTCGTGGGAGGTGTCGTGTCGCTCCTGCGCGGAAAGAACCTGTGGGAGACGCTGGCGCTCAACTTGCTCGTCGTCGACGACGAGCGTCCGATCCCTGCAACCCGGGACGACGGTCCGTGTTGGGAAAGGGACCTCCCTGAGCCCCCCAGGGAGCGGCTCCCGCGCGGCTATCTCGACTACCTCACCTGGCAGTCGCGGGCAGCGCGCCTGGTGCCAGAGGCGGGTTCAACCGGGACGGTCGTGCGCGAGGTTCACTTTGCACAGGGCCAGGCGCTCCCCGGAGATCTGTTGCGCCCCGAGTTCTCGCACCACATGAACGAGAAGCGGGGCGTGATCCGGATCCGCCTGAGCGAGAACCGGGCCCTGTGGCGGGACAGCGCCGCGCTCTTTACAAGCCGCGCCGAGCCCGGGGGGCGGGATCTGCGCGCCGCAGCAGTCGCGCAAGCAGCCTCGCTGTACTCCAAGGACGTGCTGCCGCGAGACAGGGCGTTGTCCTCGACCGTGCTCGGGCTCGCCAACGACAAGGCGAAGGTTCTCTTGTGGCGAATGGAATCGATGCCGATCTCCGAGCGCCTGCTGAATGACGATTTGGTGGCGGCCTACCTGGTCACGGCGCTCGCCGACGCGCAGGAGGGGCACCTCGCGGTGTGGGCAGCGCTCAAGGGGCTCACCGGGTCGATGAAGGACGGGATGCAGGTGGTCCGAGAGATCGGCGAGCGCCGGTACTGGGCCGACCTGGAGCCGCGGTTCTGGGCGCTGCTGAACGACATCGGACATGGCGACGCACCGATGCTGCGCTGGCGGGAAAACGTGGTCCGCTGCGCGCGTCGGTCGTTCTCCGCCGCTGCCGAGAACTCCGCCGGGCGATCGGCGCGCGAGCTGGCCGGCCGCGTCGCCGCCGAAAAGACGCTGAACAAGAAGCTCCGAGGAGCGGGACTCCTCGAAACAAAGGAGGGAGATGCGAAATGAGCGAACGTGATCGCTTCATCGGCCACCTCGAAGCCCTCGCTAAACGCGAGGACCGGGGTGCGCTCGCCAACCTGCGGCGCGGGCTTGGCAAGCCGCCCGGTGCCTGCGCCGCCATGATGCCGCTAATTGTGCCGCACCTTCCCGAGGATCGGCGCGAGCACTTGGCGTACTTCCTGGTGGCGACGCTGTTCGCACTCCACCCGGAGAGCGCACGCACGGGAAACATGGGCACGACGTTCCGCCGGCTCGGCGACAACGAGAGCGCGGAGAAACGGTTCGTCGCCCTGCTCGACAGCCACGCCGACGAGCTGGGCGCGCGGCTGCGACACGCCGTCTCGCTCGCCCGATCCAAGGCGGAGCCGATCAACTACCGGCAGCTGCTCGATGACGTGCTCGGCTGGGACCACCCCGAGCGGGTCGTACAGCTCGCGTGGGCGAGGCAGTACTGGCGGCAGACCGAGGTGACCGAGGGACCGAACAACGACAACGCGTCGGCGCAAGGCGCCGCGTGATCGGAAGGAGAACCCCGATGTTCGTCGAGCTTCATATCATCCAGAACTTCGCGCCGTCCTGCCTGAACCGGGACGACACGAACTCGCCCAAGGACTGCGTGTTCGGCGGCTACCGCCGCGCCCGCGTCTCCAGCCAGTGCCTGAAGCGCGCCATGCGCATGCAGTTCAAGGAGGGGAACCTGATTCCCAAGGACCAGCTCGCAGTGCGCACGAAGCGCATCGTGGACGAGATCGGCGGGCGCCTGGCGGCCAGGGGGAAGGACCTGGAGGCCGCCAAGCAGGTCGTCACGGTCGCGCTCGCGGGCGCGGAGCTCAAGGTGGTCGAGGAGGGCAAGACCCAGTACCTCCTGTACGTGGGCGAGGACGAGCTGAAGAAGATCGCCGACGTGTGCGTCGCCCACTGGGACGAACTCCTCGCACTCACCGCGCCCAAGGCGGAGGTCGAGGGCAAGAAGAAGAAGGCCAAAGAGGAGAAGAGGGAGGCCAAGGAGAGCGTGCCCAAAGCGATCCGGGACGAGATGACCGGGATCCTCGGGTCGGGCAAGGCTGCAGACCTCGCGCTCTTTGGTCGGATGCTCGCCGACATGCCCGAGAAGAACATCGACGCTGCCTGCCAGGTCGCCCACGCTCTGAGCACGAACGAGGTGGCGATGGAGATGGACTTTTACACCGCGGTCGACGACCTCAAGCCGAACGACAACCAGGGCGCCGACATGATGGGCGTTGTGGAGTTCACCAGCGCCTGCTTCTACCGATATGCGGTAGTGAACGCAGACCTGCTCGCCGGGAACATGGGATCCGACAAGGCGGCGGCGAAGCGTGCGGTCGAGGCGTTCCTCAAGGCGGCGATCGCCGCGGTGCCGACCGGCAAGCAGAACTCTATGGCCGCGTTCAACCCGCCGCTCTACGTCATGGCGGTGGTGCGCAACGGCGGTGCCGCGTGGAACCTCGCCAACGCCTTCATGAAGCCGGTCCGCCCGCTCGACGCCGGGAAGGACATCGGCGAGCTGTCCGTGGAGCGGCTCGGCGCGCACCTCGCAAAGCTGGAGGCGATGTACGGAGCCGACTCGATCGCGTTGAAGATCGCCAGCAGCAGCTACGACGCCAAGCCCACGCCCGTCGCCGATCTCGTGAAGCAGGTGGTGGAGACGCTGCCATGATCAAGTGCACCTTGCTGCTGCGGTGCGCCGGCCCCATGCAGTCGTGGGGCTCGCGCAGCCGCTTCTCGGAGCGCGACACCGAGCGCGAGCCGACCAAGAGCGGAGTGATCGGTCTGATCTGCGCCGCGCTCGGGCGGCCGCGGGAGGCCGCGCTCGACAACCTCGCCTCCCTGCGCCTCGGCGTGCGGGCGGACCGCGAGGGGGTCGTGATGCGCGACTACCACACGGCCTTGGAGGTGCGGAAATCGGACCCCAAGGCGCCGGCCGGAACGGTGGTGTCGAACCGATACTACCTCGCCGACGCCGCGTTCCTCGTCGGCCTGGAGGGAGATGACGAGGCGCTTCTCCAGGAGATCCAGCGGGCGCTGGGAGACCCGCGGTGGCCGATCTTCCTCGGCCGTAAAGCGTTCGTGCCGGGCGAGCCGGTGCAGCTCACGGACGGGCTGCGCCGCGGGGTCGGCCTGGAAGAGGCGCTCCGCGGCTACCCCCGGATCGCCGCGCCGCAGCGCGACGCGAGGGACACGCCGATGCGCACCGTCATCGAGGTGCCGTTCGGCGAGGAGGGCGAGACGCGGCAGGACGTGCCGGTTTCGTTCGTGTCCGACGCGCGGCGGTTCGCCCTGCGCAAGGTCAGGATCGGCGCGCTGCCGGTCGGAGAGGACGGTGCGCCATGTACCTGAGCAAGCTCAAGGCGTCACCGATGTCCCTGGACGTGCAACGCGTGCTGGCGAATCCGTACCTGCTGCACCAGGGGCTGCTACAGGCATTCTCTCCGGAGATCCGCGGCGGCGGCGGGCGGGTCCTGTTCCGCGTCGAGCCGCAGGATCCAGGCGACGTGGTCGTCGTGCTCGTCCAGAGCGAGCCACGCCCCGACTGGAGCCGTGTGGCCTTCTGGGACCGCCTCGCCCTCCTCTCTTCGGAGTGCAAGGATTTCGAGCCGAAGCTCTCCGCCGGGCGACGGCTCCGCTTCCGCCTTCGGTTCAACCCGACCCTCCAGCGCGAGGGGAAACGCCTCCCGAAGCTCGGAGAGGAGGCGCAGCGCGCGTGGCTGGCACGAAAACTCGACGCCGCGGGCATGGAGCTGCTCGGCGCGGTGCTCGTCGACGAGGGGAAGGTCGCGGCCGTGAAGCGGGACGTCTCCAGCGAGCGGAAGATGACGTTCCTGTCGGTCCGGGCGGATGGAGCGCTCGCGGTGAAGGATGCCGTACGTGCGGTGGCGGCGATCCGCGCGGGCATCGGCCCGGCCAAGGGGCTGGGGTTCGGCCTCCTCAGCCTCGCGCGTGGCTAACAAGGCCATTCGTTCTTTGAAAACCGAATAACCGTACCGTTCGAATGCAACGCTTGGTTCGAATCGAAAGGTGAGATCCATGAAGAACTTAAAGGAACTTCCCAAATTGAGAGACAGCTTGTCGTTCGTCTACTTCGAGCACTCCAAGGTCGAACGCGCGGAAGGCGCCGTCGCCGTGTTCGACAAGGGAGGTGAAACCCACGTCCCTGCCGCCGCGCTCGGCGCGATCATGCTCGGCCCCGGGACGTCGATCACGCACGAGGCGATCAAGGTCCTAGCGGAAAGCGGGTGCTCGGTGCTCTGGGTCGGCGAGAACGGCGTGCGCCTGTACGCCCAGGGGCTCGGAGAAACGCGGAGCGCCGTGCGCCTTCTCCGCCAGGCCGCGCTCCACGCCGATCCCGCGGCGCGGCTCGCCGTGGTTTTCAAGATGTACGAGAAACGGTTCGCCGAGGAGTTGCCCGCGGGGATCACGCTGGCCCAGATCCGCGGCCGTGAGGGAGTGCGCGTTCGCACCGCCTACGCCCGCGCCGCCGCGGAGCACGGCGTCGTGTGGAAGGGCCGCGACTACTCCCGCGACGACTGGGGCAGAGCGGACCCGGTGAACCGCACGCTCTCGACCGCGGCGTCCTGCCTCTACGGGATCTGTCACTGCGCATGCGCCGCTGCGGGCTACTCGACGGCGCTGGGGTTCATCCACACGGGCAAGATGCTCTCCTTTGTCTACGACGTTGCCGACCTGTACCGCGTGGAGACTGTCGTCCCGGTCGCCTTCGAGATCGCCGGGCGCTGCGCCCGAGCCGGGCAGACGGGCGGCATGGAGCGCGAGGTGCGCCTCGCCTGCCGGGACGCCTTCTTCCGGCACAAGGTGCTGGAGCGCGTGGTCGCCGACATCGACGACCTGATGCGCGTCGAGCCGGCCGACGTCGAGCGAGCGCAAGGGTGTCTCGACGCGGCGGACGATCCGCCCGGCGCGCTCTGGGATCCGGAGACAGGGGAGGTGGTAGGAGGGACGAACTATGATCCTGATCTCGCTTGAGCGGACCCCCGCGTCCCTCCGCGGCGAGCTATCGCGCTGGCTGATGGAGATCCGGGCCGGCGTGTACATCGGCCATGTCTCCGCTGTCGTCCGCGAGGCGCTGTGGACGAAGTGTTGCGAGAAGATGGGCGACCGCGGCGGCGTCATCCTCGTGCACACCTGGCCCAACGAACAGGGGTTCCTGGTCAGGTACGCCGGGAAGCCGTCCAACGAAGTCATCGATGTTGAAGGGCTGTTCCTTGTTCGTCGACCTCATCGCGAAACCCGGGTCGGCACGAGTGGATCGCCTGAAGCAGCGAGCACAGAGGAGGAGGTGGAGACATAGGGGTAGTCGAACGAGAGAAATCCGAGTAGTTTCGAAGTCCGCTCCCCGCACACGCGGGGATGAACCGGTGGAGTGGGTGGACGAAAAGACGGAGCCGACCCGCTCCCCGCACACGCGGGGATGAACCGCAAAGTGAATTGATGTACCAAAACATTGTTCACCGCTCCCCGCACACGCGGGGATGAACCGATGACGACGATGACACGGAATGAGAACCTGTCCCGCTCCCCGCACACGCGGGGATGAACCGCTGGCGAGCCTAGGCGAAGAAAGCGCGATGATCCGCTCCCCGCACACGCGGGGATGAACCGTTGGTTATTCGCGACGAGAACACCTACCTGGACCGCTCCCCGCACACGCGGGGATGAACCGGATGCGGAGATAGCGCGGCTTCGCGCCGCGTCCCGCTCCCCGCACACGCGGGGATGAACCGCCCCTGTCTTCGCGGGGCCACACCATTAAATCCCGCTCCCCGCACACGCGGGGATGAACCGGTTGTGCCCGCGGCAACTTTTGAAAACGGGTTCCGCTCCCCGCACACGCGGGGATGAACCGATGCAGGTTCAGACACCGACACCGACACCGACCCGCTCCCCGCACACGCGGGGATGAACCGCAGTCAACGATGTGAGCGACGCGAGGGCGGCACCGCTCCCCGCACACGCGGGGATGAACCGCTCTTTACGCGCGATCGGAATCTCACGGACGCCCGCTCCCCGCACACGCGGGGATGAACCGGCGGGCGGTTCATTGGCAAGCCCGACGATCTTCCGCTCCCCGCACACGCGGGGATGAACCGATCACCGGCGTGTCATTCCGCTGTCGCGTCACCCGCTCCCCGCACACGCGGGGATGAACCGAACCCCCACGCGAGGAGGTCGTGGTTCGGGCCCCGCTCCCCGCACACGCGGGGATGAACCGAGTGATGCGCAGGCTAAAAAGAGGTGGTATAACCGCTCCCCGCACACGCGGGGATGAACCGTCCCTTGGATGTCCAACTCCATCTGCGGTGCGCCGCTCCCCGCACACGCGGGGATGAACCGTCGGCCTCGGTGTAGCCAAGCGGCGCGTACAGCCGCTCCCCGCACACGCGGGGATGAACCGTACAAGGAGACGCACCGCGAAGAGGAGCGGGACCGCTCCCCGCACACGCGGGGATGAACCGACGGTCCCGGCCGAGGTCGGGCAGTTCTACGCCCGCTCCCCGCACACGCGGGGATGAACCGTACGTTGAGCCAGTCGTTCGTCCAACCTGGGCCCGCTCCCCGCACACGCGGGGATGAACCGCGCGCGGTACGTATACCGACTGCGCACCCAGCCCGCTCCCCGCTCTCCGAGCTGTGATATAGTCCCGGAGGGGTCGAACTTTGTCGCGGAAGATATCTTATGACAACTTGCTGGAACGAAAGTGCGTTTATCCGGACTATGCGCCAGGTCCCATCCACATCCCCACTTTCTGATAGCATCATACGCCCCCCTCCTACCGCCCCCCGTTCCTCACGATCTGATCCAGCCTCCGCCCGTCGATGTCGGTTCTGACCTGGATCCAGATCGGAAAGTGGTCGGACAGCTGGAAGCTGAACCTGCGGGCGTCGTAGCCCTTGCCCGGGTACAGCTCCTTGATGTGCTCTTCATCTATATAGAAGTCCAACGCCCCGCCCAGCTCCGAGAACCGCTCCCGCATCGTCGGCAGGTGCAGGATCTGGTCGTAGCGCATGTCCTTGTTGAGGTTCGATCCGCCGATCGCCTTGTCGCCGACCTTCAGCTCGCGCAGCGCGGCCGGGATCATGAGGCCGCGGGAGGTGAGCGCGGTGAAGAGGTCGTCGCCGATCCTCGGCGTGTTGAAGTCGCCCATGACGATGAGGTCGTGGTCCTCGGCGTACCTGCCCGCGAACCGGTCGTCGATCCAGCCGGCCAGCATCGCCAGCTCGGCCTCGCGGCCGGCCGTGCCCTTGCCCCAGCGGGCGTGCGCGGCGATGGCGATGAAGTCGAAGTTGCCGGCGCGGAACGAGCACATGTACGGGGCGCGCCAGAACGACCGTTGCGCCAGGTACTCCTCGCCGCGTTTCGACCGCGGCGCGTCCACCTCGGCGGCGAGGCCGGTGAACGCCACGGCCCGGCGGTCGAACAGGAACGCGGTGCGCTCGCGGTTGCCGCCGGAGTCCGCCGTCCAGTCGGAGTAGACCAGATCCCAGCTCGGGCCGAGGATCGGCAGCACGCGGCTGATCTCCCCGAGATCGTCGCGCAGCTCGACGAGCGCGATCAGGTCGAACTGGCCGAGGATCTCGGCGATGTAGTGGATCGACGCCTGCTCGCGCCGCGTCTTGCCGAGCTCGCGGATGTTCCAGACCGCGACGTTGATGCTCTGGTCGAGCGCCGAGGGCGGGATCCGCGCGGCGTCGATCCGCCGGCGCAGGGCGAGCAGCCCTCTCGCGATCCTGGCGCTGACCTTTCCGTGGTGCATCTTCCTCTCCGTCCGCGTTCGCTCACGCGAGGGGGAAGAGCAAGAAGCGGGCCGACCCTGGCGAAGGATCGAAACCCATCCCCCGTCCCCTTCCCGGCGCGGGATCGAAACCCATCCCCCGTCCCCTTCCCGGCGCGGGAAGGGGAGCAGCCGAGCCCCGCCAGGGATCGCTTCGGGTCATTCGCCGAGGTGTTGCTTTTTTTCACACCACATAGTGTGAAATTTCGACACACCGAACCGCCGAACATGCCGGGTCGATCCGCCGAACGAGACGACGGTGACGATCATCCAGCGCGAAGCGCGGACATTCAGTCGCGTGGCAACGCGGAACAGCCACACCTGTGAAGCGGAACAGTCGCGTGGCATCGCGGAACAGCTACTACTGTGAAGCGGAACAGTCGCGTGGCATCGCGGAACAGTCACTACTGCAACGCGACACAGCCACTGCTGTAAAGCGGAAGAGTCGCGTGGCATCGCGGCACAGCCACTACTGCATCGCGGAACAGTCGCGTGGCAACGCGGAACAGCCACTACTGTAAAGAGGAACAGTCGCGTGGCAACGCTGCACAGCCACTGCTGCATCGCGACACAGCCACTACTGCAACGCGGAGCAGCCGGTGATGCAAATCCGATCAGCCGCGCTCATCGGGCGCACAGCGCATTGGCACCGCGATTGCAATAGGGCCTGAGCGACGGCCAAACGCGCGCGGCCGCAGAAAAACCCGACCGGAAGGTCGGAACAACCCCGCCTTTCGCAGGGGCGATTCTCGAATCGTTCGCTGCGGGCGGACAGAAGGAAGAAGGAGTCTGTGATGGTGAAAGTCAGGCGGACCTACTACCCCACGAAGGTGTTCGACGACATGCTGTTCGCCCTGGTGCAACTGCTCCTGGCCAAGGGCTGGAGCTTCCCGGGCGCGAGCACCGAGCAGCTCGCCGCGGACGCCGAGTCGCAGCGCGCCGAGCGCGCCGAGCACGACGTCCTGATGGGCCAGTTCCTCGCCCTGCACGAGACGTTCGGCCTCCGGCAGGAGGAGCGCTACGCGCGGTTCGTGGCGGTCCTCAGCGCGGCGCGCATGGCGTTCCGCAAGGACAAGGCGGTGCTGGCCGAGCTCGAGCGCTTCAAGCGTCCGAGCGGCCGGAACCGAAAGTCCAAGGAAGAGTCCGAGGCCGCGTGACGCCCCGTTCCACCCCGCATACCCACCCAGGCCCGCGGAGGAAGCTTCGCGGGCTTTTCCTTGTCCACGCAACCCGACGCCTGACCCGGCCGCGCCCTTCGACAGGCTCAGGAACGCTGCCTCCTATACCGGGTTGGCTATTCAGGAACGGACTTGCGGCCCGAGATACTAACCCTTCTTCCGGTACAGCCCCGCCTCGTTGATCCCCATCATCCCGGCGCGGTACGAGCGCTCGTCCA comes from the Pseudomonadota bacterium genome and includes:
- the cas5e gene encoding type I-E CRISPR-associated protein Cas5/CasD, whose amino-acid sequence is MIKCTLLLRCAGPMQSWGSRSRFSERDTEREPTKSGVIGLICAALGRPREAALDNLASLRLGVRADREGVVMRDYHTALEVRKSDPKAPAGTVVSNRYYLADAAFLVGLEGDDEALLQEIQRALGDPRWPIFLGRKAFVPGEPVQLTDGLRRGVGLEEALRGYPRIAAPQRDARDTPMRTVIEVPFGEEGETRQDVPVSFVSDARRFALRKVRIGALPVGEDGAPCT
- the cas6e gene encoding type I-E CRISPR-associated protein Cas6/Cse3/CasE — its product is MYLSKLKASPMSLDVQRVLANPYLLHQGLLQAFSPEIRGGGGRVLFRVEPQDPGDVVVVLVQSEPRPDWSRVAFWDRLALLSSECKDFEPKLSAGRRLRFRLRFNPTLQREGKRLPKLGEEAQRAWLARKLDAAGMELLGAVLVDEGKVAAVKRDVSSERKMTFLSVRADGALAVKDAVRAVAAIRAGIGPAKGLGFGLLSLARG
- the cas1e gene encoding type I-E CRISPR-associated endonuclease Cas1e, producing the protein MKNLKELPKLRDSLSFVYFEHSKVERAEGAVAVFDKGGETHVPAAALGAIMLGPGTSITHEAIKVLAESGCSVLWVGENGVRLYAQGLGETRSAVRLLRQAALHADPAARLAVVFKMYEKRFAEELPAGITLAQIRGREGVRVRTAYARAAAEHGVVWKGRDYSRDDWGRADPVNRTLSTAASCLYGICHCACAAAGYSTALGFIHTGKMLSFVYDVADLYRVETVVPVAFEIAGRCARAGQTGGMEREVRLACRDAFFRHKVLERVVADIDDLMRVEPADVERAQGCLDAADDPPGALWDPETGEVVGGTNYDPDLA
- the cas2e gene encoding type I-E CRISPR-associated endoribonuclease Cas2e produces the protein MILISLERTPASLRGELSRWLMEIRAGVYIGHVSAVVREALWTKCCEKMGDRGGVILVHTWPNEQGFLVRYAGKPSNEVIDVEGLFLVRRPHRETRVGTSGSPEAASTEEEVET
- a CDS encoding endonuclease/exonuclease/phosphatase family protein gives rise to the protein MHHGKVSARIARGLLALRRRIDAARIPPSALDQSINVAVWNIRELGKTRREQASIHYIAEILGQFDLIALVELRDDLGEISRVLPILGPSWDLVYSDWTADSGGNRERTAFLFDRRAVAFTGLAAEVDAPRSKRGEEYLAQRSFWRAPYMCSFRAGNFDFIAIAAHARWGKGTAGREAELAMLAGWIDDRFAGRYAEDHDLIVMGDFNTPRIGDDLFTALTSRGLMIPAALRELKVGDKAIGGSNLNKDMRYDQILHLPTMRERFSELGGALDFYIDEEHIKELYPGKGYDARRFSFQLSDHFPIWIQVRTDIDGRRLDQIVRNGGR
- the casA gene encoding type I-E CRISPR-associated protein Cse1/CasA, which codes for MGVSFNLVSEHWIPCVRSDGSFVELGIEEVLGRAAEIAEIRDQSPLVTAALHRLLLAVLHRAQDGPRSLAEWEKLWARGSWNMGVVGKYLAKWRDRFDLFDEKHPFFQIAGFAMVGKGADDSKSSFAIRMFQELANGNNDTLFDHTVEEVDHPLPPAVAARALVATQAFAIGGGVCGVSTTFGKHPNLTHAPLVGGVVSLLRGKNLWETLALNLLVVDDERPIPATRDDGPCWERDLPEPPRERLPRGYLDYLTWQSRAARLVPEAGSTGTVVREVHFAQGQALPGDLLRPEFSHHMNEKRGVIRIRLSENRALWRDSAALFTSRAEPGGRDLRAAAVAQAASLYSKDVLPRDRALSSTVLGLANDKAKVLLWRMESMPISERLLNDDLVAAYLVTALADAQEGHLAVWAALKGLTGSMKDGMQVVREIGERRYWADLEPRFWALLNDIGHGDAPMLRWRENVVRCARRSFSAAAENSAGRSARELAGRVAAEKTLNKKLRGAGLLETKEGDAK
- the cas3 gene encoding CRISPR-associated helicase Cas3' — translated: MPTITCFWGKAAKSEVVHPVVCHMLDVGAVVRAFLDTCAPQSLLTLLAEPFGGQIEAARQALPVLAALHDVGKISPGFQSKRPDLVTPLAAFGLPFSVTDTTDHGEVAFAFLKKVGLASVCLDAPGARFRIAATLAAHHGAFPRSVAVGTGGPAWDYFRLLAVEQITRAMGAPIEFGEKLAAAPSNAWCMAFAGLVSVCDWIGSSDEHFPYAGTEPGDLGEYVDRAVSRARSALDLLGWTGWKAEGASRSFPALFPGFEPNDVQKKTLDGVARLSGPGIVIIEAPMGVGKTEAALAAAEEFIHRDRLGGMYYALPTMATSNQMFGRVRQHLEHRYSGLTVDLHLLHGLSDLNPEYRELRAAAIDGDEEATLRASSWFTSRKRGLLSPFCVGTIDQSLLAVLNVRHVFVRLFGLGQKVVVLDEVHAYDTYMSTLLDRLVEWLSALGVPVVVLSATLPDKRRSELVSAYSRRAVDRSTCAFYPRITAAARDGDSFVLLPEPGTPKELALVEVGASEADEKLASILGDGGCAVWICNTVGSAQETFRRLAARFAGTDTEIFLFHARFPTGERQRIEEAVLKRFGKGTDARPQRAVLVATQVVEQSLDLDFDVMVTELAPVDLLLQRAGRLHRHGGRVRPQAVAEPELLWIAPDDDGVPTFGKSEWVYARYVLLRSWIALRGRRTLSLPGDLPRLVEAVYGDDLPAVEEPLCAELSESRAALEGEIANQRQIAMNVDLRSPFHDDAPWEKSQMLLEEDAPELHAQLQARTRLSEPSVTIACVLRDSHVLRTPAGALVDPDVEPTLAEVRSLRLTAIALQNRKWVRLFLGVDPPVAWRRSPHLRDVRLAVFDGDRFFRAEGVRGALELSDELGLVIHGEDPEQGGP
- the casB gene encoding type I-E CRISPR-associated protein Cse2/CasB; this encodes MSERDRFIGHLEALAKREDRGALANLRRGLGKPPGACAAMMPLIVPHLPEDRREHLAYFLVATLFALHPESARTGNMGTTFRRLGDNESAEKRFVALLDSHADELGARLRHAVSLARSKAEPINYRQLLDDVLGWDHPERVVQLAWARQYWRQTEVTEGPNNDNASAQGAA
- the cas7e gene encoding type I-E CRISPR-associated protein Cas7/Cse4/CasC, with amino-acid sequence MFVELHIIQNFAPSCLNRDDTNSPKDCVFGGYRRARVSSQCLKRAMRMQFKEGNLIPKDQLAVRTKRIVDEIGGRLAARGKDLEAAKQVVTVALAGAELKVVEEGKTQYLLYVGEDELKKIADVCVAHWDELLALTAPKAEVEGKKKKAKEEKREAKESVPKAIRDEMTGILGSGKAADLALFGRMLADMPEKNIDAACQVAHALSTNEVAMEMDFYTAVDDLKPNDNQGADMMGVVEFTSACFYRYAVVNADLLAGNMGSDKAAAKRAVEAFLKAAIAAVPTGKQNSMAAFNPPLYVMAVVRNGGAAWNLANAFMKPVRPLDAGKDIGELSVERLGAHLAKLEAMYGADSIALKIASSSYDAKPTPVADLVKQVVETLP